In Mytilus edulis chromosome 6, xbMytEdul2.2, whole genome shotgun sequence, the following proteins share a genomic window:
- the LOC139527602 gene encoding E3 ubiquitin-protein ligase TRIM45-like, whose translation MATSIEVKDELSELLTCPICLETFHVPKYLPCLHTFCQSCISTFILSSVTKEKDKGGFECPICRKLIQLQGNPGVPETWADQLPINHLITSMMDLKDITRSEKMCNACQLSNISKKAEYWCTVCCEAYCPECTNYHRKFRMTLNHKIISIEELKSSEGVVGTSGIVFCDEHPDKAIEVFCEDHSKPCCTLCATLNHRKCEIVTTIDKAITGIKTATQTKDLLQKLQQFSQEVDSPLKIIKNNKTEIETESSNIILEIDSLKRNFIKHLERMENEIKEELSTKKGEILKDLENEAMGLTSLKCTVDNWKRIMDTCIKHGSELQCLTEVNRLLIKKDELDKQRKDAMSMLKIRNLKFQPIDFIKSCESNKNWFGSLSVYDPLMHEPSVNMQTGNIEIVYTCLALLMER comes from the coding sequence atggcGACGTCGATTGAAGTAAAAGACGAATTAAGTGAGTTATTGACTTGTCCCATATGCTTAGAAACGTTCCATGTTCCCAAATACCTTCCGTGTCTTCATACTTTTTGTCAATCCTGCATTTCTACGTTCATTCTTTCGTCAGTTACAAAGGAAAAAGACAAAGGTGGTTTTGAATGTCCGATTTGCCGCAAGTTGATTCAACTCCAGGGAAACCCTGGTGTTCCAGAGACATGGGCAGATCAACTGCCAATAAACCATCTCATAACATCTATGATGGACCTTAAAGACATTACCAGATCGGAAAAGATGTGTAACGCATGTCAGTTGAGTAATATATCGAAGAAAGCCGAGTATTGGTGTACAGTATGTTGCGAGGCATACTGTCCAGAGTGTACTAACTACCATAGAAAGTTTCGAATGACAttaaatcataaaataatttctATCGAAGAACTGAAATCTTCTGAAGGAGTAGTTGGTACGTCAGGGATTGTGTTTTGTGATGAACATCCTGATAAGGCCATTGAAGTATTTTGTGAAGACCATTCTAAACCATGCTGTACATTATGTGCAACACTTAACCACAGAAAATGCGAAATCGTTACAACCATTGATAAAGCTATAACCGGTATCAAAACAGCAACGCAAACAAAGGATCTTCTTCAGAAACTACAGCAATTCAGTCAGGAAGTTGACAGTCctcttaaaatcattaaaaacaataaaactgaGATTGAAACAGAAAGTTCCAACATCATATTAGAGATAGACTCACTGAAACGTAACTTTATCAAACACTTAGAAAGAATGGAAAACGAAATAAAAGAAGAATTATCAACTAAAAAGGGagaaattttgaaagatttagaAAATGAAGCGATGGGTCTTACCAGTCTGAAATGTACTGTTGATAACTGGAAGAGAATAATGGACACTTGCATTAAACACGGATCGGAACTACAGTGTTTAACAGAAGTAAATAGGCTACTAATAAAGAAAGACGAATTGGACAAACAAAGAAAAGATGCAATGTCTATGTTGAAAATTAGGAATTTGAAATTCCAGCCAATTGATTTCATTAAAAGCTGCGAAAGTAATAAAAACTGGTTCGGTAGCTTAAGTGTGTACGATCCGTTGATGCATGAGCCGTCGGTAAACATGCAGACAGGTAACATAGAAATTGTTTATACGTGTTTGGCGTTGCTAATGGAACGTTAG
- the LOC139528950 gene encoding E3 ubiquitin-protein ligase Midline-1-like encodes MATSIEVKDELSELLTCPICLETFHVPKYLPCLHTFCQSCISTFILSSATKEKDKGGFECPICRKLIQLQRNPGVPETWADQLPINHLITSMMDLIDITKSEKVCNACQLSNVSKTAVSWCTVCCEAYCTECAKDHRKFRMSLHHKIISIEELKSSEGVFGKSGIVFCDEHPDKAIEVFCEDHSKPCCTLCATIYHRKCESVTTVDKATTGIKTATRTIELHQKLQQLSQDIASSLKVGKNNKTEIETESGNIISEIDSLKNNIIKHLARMENEIKEDLLTKKGEILKSIDNEAMELTSLKCTIDNWKRIMDTCLTHGSELQCLTELNRLTAKKDEIENSIKETLSKLKTKSLIFKPIDALKNFENNENVMGSLTTSLSGSMVHMPSVNMQAGKIEIVHVFDVAIGGQSRNSFGSGIFLCNSILLTNKPSSRVVKFNRECVYQSELKLPHEPYDITKIDNSKFAVGATPHILIIDVISMQIKTTLKVSVSFWGLQYTCPDYIVAHNRYISWIDESSGKELNRFATNGQSYYAHASGKNDYLCAVNAATVCKYVDEKIGFTYTCSSQLINPRGIDVDYEGNIYICGFSSKNIHQLTKDGKLVRIIPAITFGISSPWIIRFEENSHGFLLTDGNSGKIVLCKIC; translated from the coding sequence ATGGCGACGTCGATTGAAGTAAAAGACGAATTAAGTGAGTTATTGACTTGTCCCATATGTTTAGAAACGTTCCACGTTCCCAAATACCTTCCGTGCCTTCATACTTTTTGTCAATCCTGCATTTCTACGTTCATTCTTTCGTCAGCTACAAAGGAAAAAGACAAAGGTGGTTTTGAATGTCCGATTTGCCGCAAGTTGATTCAACTCCAGAGAAACCCTGGTGTTCCAGAGACATGGGCAGATCAACTGCCAATAAACCATCTCATAACATCGATGATGGACCTAATAGACATAACCAAATCGGAGAAGGTGTGTAATGCATGTCAGTTGAGTAATGTATCAAAGACAGCCGTGTCTTGGTGTACAGTATGTTGCGAGGCATACTGTACAGAATGTGCAAAAGATCACAGAAAGTTTCGAATGTCgttacatcataaaataatttctaTCGAAGAACTGAAATCTTCTGAAGGAGTATTTGGTAAATCAGGGATTGTTTTTTGTGATGAACATCCTGATAAGGCAATTGAAGTATTTTGTGAGGATCATTCAAAACCCTGCTGTACATTATGTGCAACAATTTACCACCGAAAATGTGAAAGCGTTACTACTGTTGATAAGGCTACTACTGGTATCAAAACAGCAACGAGAACTATAGAACTTCATCAGAAACTACAGCAATTAAGTCAGGACATTGCCAGTTCTCTTAAAGTTGGTAAAAACAATAAGACCGAGATTGAAACCGAAAGTGGCAACATCATATCAGAGATAGACTCactgaaaaataacattatcaaACACTTAGCAAGAATGGAAAACGAAATTAAAGAAGACTTATTAACTAAAAAGGGAGAAATTTTGAAATCTATAGACAATGAAGCGATGGAACTTACCAGCCTGAAATGCACGATTGATAACTGGAAGAGAATCATGGACACTTGCCTTACACACGGATCGGAACTCCAATGTTTGACAGAATTAAATAGACTCACAGCAAAGAAAGACGAAATAGAAAACAGTATCAAAGAAACATTgtcaaagttaaaaacaaaatctttgaTTTTCAAGCCAATTGATGCCCtcaaaaactttgaaaataatgaaaatgtgaTGGGAAGTTTAACTACTAGTTTATCTGGGTCAATGGTACATATGCCGTCCGTTAATATGCAAGCAGGTAAAATAGAAATTGTTCACGTTTTTGACGTTGCTATTGGTGGACAGTCAAGAAATTCGTTTGGAAGTGGTATTTTCCTTTGCAATTCAATATTATTAACAAATAAGCCATCTTCTAGAGTTGTTAAATTCAATCGAGAATGTGTCTACCAAAGCGAGCTGAAGTTACCGCATGAACCATACGATATTACAAAAATAGATAATTCGAAATTTGCCGTAGGAGCGACACCACACATACTCATCATTGACGTGATAAGCATGCAGATAAAAACGACTTTAAAAGTCTCTGTTTCATTTTGGGGGCTACAGTACACTTGTCCAGATTATATAGTAGCGCATAATAGATATATATCGTGGATCGATGAATCAAGTGGCAAAGAACTGAATCGATTTGCAACTAATGGTCAATCCTACTACGCCCATGCTTCAggaaaaaatgattatttatgtgCTGTTAATGCCGCTACTGTATGTAAATATGTGGACGAAAAGATTGGATTTACCTACACATGTTCTAGCCAATTAATCAATCCAAGAGGCATAGATGTTGACTATGAAGGGAATATTTATATTTGTGGATTCAGCTCAAAAAATATTCATCAACTCACAAAAGACGGTAAATTAGTGCGAATAATACCAGCTATTACATTTGGAATATCTAGCCCATGGATTATACGGTTTGAAGAAAACAGCCATGGATTTCTATTGACCGATGGTAACTCTGGGAAGATTGTCCTCTGTAAAATTTGTTAA